One genomic region from Esox lucius isolate fEsoLuc1 chromosome 24, fEsoLuc1.pri, whole genome shotgun sequence encodes:
- the LOC117593913 gene encoding uncharacterized protein LOC117593913: MSTKKLLILVVYLLLHICFSQASPVLECDGIQKSCMNEDAASITGKNSEETAIDHAVKMKNALEDFKSFGEGLEQLNTILKDTEKVSKTLTKVLKVMDSLSKVASCFGFVGSILGLILAFIPQSDPNMEFMKEQFSEINRKLDSIALQIDSLAKEIEWDTYASTYGRDENAIKNSWAELMKFLEQAQAPALDERRKASLAEAFTIHYTNSATRNSVSNFYRYLTENEAASLNKNLLQLVLQKSKGDVKILSKYSGYFLSLMVKGLQLNVYYDIMKGYGGVSGAKEGVERLTTMLTAMKEAMIQCADGTLNWALEDANKIATEQFSSNLELANAISTKLNQKFIWYEWTVIVHGTDNKEEKVFGYSTDLVAQNKAKIHIIHREKNFKVNEGIKEEIKRELGESLCRKMENSGLDSPFADRTLKHLEYIHTVNKDSSYAQTPTRGLIEFECKKTVPTQYTTISLKMFDLTIFLKSNDVVEQDPCSKNKCHNDGKCKQLKDTTEELCICTRMFTGPTCKESVEHFIDFSAIEAQLTGIALKPVPDMTAIYYSIKDLQSYARIQVQTLRNDIAWTVIFVKYFDVIEKFRYIKDKLFELQAENVTQSHFTAEVGGTFTKGTTFLYMLSKFNKMMQGKGFGETRTILDIVRETLLIDSNENNPKECTLEYSDKLDYFVHYIFALEKEAVSAWSNYLVITGQKDDVNIVKETFKRYVSEQWALYNKIGCGPLNAEKLSNSYCKKPYHSIKQMVHLKCEDGYKPFPKTVTCSNGQWSHLPVCHTDQIEKLTLECKYEKGTTVCTASCMNGWTFPDGSVIVNYKCSDQPCKALDLARCDRCSIDRVCQDSKVCREGKCISACNDNPCGINAVCTGANHAPKCTCRSPWVGNPYQGCREKDLRWETSSEIPSNAVKSPTGTVVCRGRAPDDRYHGGWIYVTGGQTCCNFEYDLREHSVRDYQVLVDPCAGSGVEWVTGGPNSKSVKIGASARYPDVMTFVCNDRNGITGKVFLTRNGWRCHIGFGNQAWLNDVFTILQQKPCI; this comes from the exons ATGAGTACCAAAAAGTTATTAATCTTAGTGGTCTACCTGCTTCTACACATCTGTTTTTCACAAGCATCACCGGTATTGGAATGTGATGGGATACAGAAATCATGCATGAATGAAGATGCTGCTTCAATCACAGGCAAAAACTCTGAAGAAACTGCAATAGATCATgcagttaaaatgaaaaatgcttTAGAAGACTTTAAGAGTTTTGGAGAAGGCCTAGAACAATTAAACACAATTTTGAAGGACACAGAAAAAGTCAGTAAAACCCTGACCAAAGTCCTGAAAGTGATGGATTCCTTGTCCAAAGTTGCATCTTGTTTTGGATTTGTTGGCTCAATATTAGGTTTAATTTTGGCCTTCATTCCACAAAGTGATcccaatatggaattcatgaaAGAGCAATTTTCAGAGATCAACAGAAAACTAGATTCAATCGCTCTTCAAATAGACTCCTTAGCAAaggagattgagtgggacacCTATGCAAGTACATATGGTAGAGATGAGAATGCCATAAAAAACTCCTGGGCTGAGTTGATGAAATTCCTAGAACAGGCTCAGGCTCCTGCACTCGATGAAAGAAGGAAAGCAAGTTTAGCTGAAGCTTTTACCATTCACTACACCAACAGTGCAACACGTAACAGTGTCTCTAACTTTTATCGCTACCTAACTGAAAACGAAGCTGCCAGTCTCAACAAAAATCTTTTACAACTTGTCCTTCAGAAGTCGAAGGGTGACGTCAAGATCCTGTCAAAGTATTCTGGCTACTTTTTGAGTCTCATGGTTAAAGGCTTGCAGCTGAATGTGTATTATGACATAATGAAGGGATATGGGGGTGTTTCTGGAGCAAAAGAGGGAGTTGAAAGGTTAACCACCATGCTGACAGCAATGAAGGAAGCTATGATTCAGTGTGCAGATGGAACTTTAAATTGGGCTTTGGAAGATGCTAATAAAATTGCAACAGAACAATTCTCAAGCAATTTAGAGCTAGCCAATGCCATCAGTACAAAACTGAACCAGAAGTTTATCTGGTATGAATGGACAGTTATAGTGCATGGTACTGACAATAAAGAGGAGAAAGTATTTGGCTATTCTACAGATCTTGTTGCCCAAAACAAGGCAAAAATTCATATTAtccacagagaaaaaaactttAAAGTCAATGAGGGTATTAAAGAGGAAATAAAAAGAGAACTTGGAGAAAGTCTGTGTCGCAAAATGGAAAATAGTGGCTTGGATAGTCCTTTTGCTGACAGGactttaaaacatttagaataCATCCACACTGTTAATAAAGATTCAAGCTATGCTCAAACACCTACCAGAGGCTTAATAGAGTTTGAGTGTAAAAAAACAGTACCCACTCAATACACAACAATTTCATTGAAGATGTTTGATCTTACAATATTTTTGAAGAGTAATGATGTTGTTGAACAGGACCCTTGCTcgaaaaacaaatgtcacaaTGATGGAAAGTGCAAACAACTTAAAGACACAACAGAGGAATTGTGTATATGCACCAGAATGTTCACTGGTCCAACATGCAAGGAAAGTGTTGAACATTTCATCGACTTTTCAGCTATAGAAGCTCAACTGACTGGTATTGCCTTAAAGCCTGTACCAGATATGACTGCTATATATTACAGTATCAAGGACCTGCAAAGCTATGCAAGAATACAAGTTCAAACTCTCCGCAATGACATAGCTTGGACCGTTATATTTGTGAAGTACTTCGATGTCATAGAGAAATTCCGTTACATAAAAGATAAACTCTTTGAACTTCAAGCTGAAAATGTAACACAAAGCCATTTCACAGCAGAAGTTGGAGGCACGTTTACAAAAGGTACCACATTCTTGTACATGCTCAGCAAATTCAACAAGATGATGCAGGGCAAAGGGTTCGGGGAGACAAGGACAATCCTAGATATTGTTCGAGAGACTCTGCTGATTGACAGTAACGAAAACAACCCAAAGGAATGCACTTTAGAATACAGTGATAAATTAGATTATTTTGTACACTACATATTTGCCCTTGAGAAAGAAGCCGTCTCAGCCTGGTCAAATTATCTGGTGATCACAGGGCAAAAAGACGATGTAAATATAGTCAAGGAAACATTTAAACGATATGTCTCTGAACAGTGGGCATTATACAACAAAATTGGATGCGGACCACTTAATGCTGAAAAACTATCTAATAGTTACTGCAAGAAGCCTTACCACAGCATTAAACAGATGGTACACCTCAAATGTGAAGATGGCTACAAACCATTTCCAAAGACCGTCACCTGCTCTAATGGACAATGGAGTCACTTGCCTGTGTGTCACACTGACCAGATTGAAAAGTTGACCTTGGAATGCAAATATGAAAAGGGAACAACAGTCTGCACAGCGTCATGCATGAATGGATGGACTTTCCCAGACGGCAGTGTGATTGTGAACTATAAGTGTTCAGATCAGCCTTGTAAGGCATTAGATCTAGCCAGATGTGATAGGTGCAGTATTGACAGAGTTTGTCAGGATAGCAAAGTGTGTAGAGAAGGAAAATGCATCTCTGCATGCAATGACAATCCCTGTGGGATCAATGCTGTTTGCACTGGAGCAAATCATGCACCCAAATGTACATGTAGGAGTCCTTGGGTAGGAAACCCTTACCAGGGCTGTCGTGAAAAGGATCTACGTTGGGAGACCTCATCAGAAATACCATCAA ATGCTGTCAAATCCCCTACAGGAACAGTTGTTTGCAGAGGTAGAGCACCCGATGATCGATATCACGGAGGATGGATTTATGTCACTGGTGGACAAACGTGCTGCAATTTTGAGTATGATTTGCGTGAACACTCTGTTCGGGACTACCAG GTTCTTGTGGATCCATGTGCTGGTAGTGGAGTGGAATGGGTCACAGGCGGTCCAAACAGCAAATCGGTAAAGATTGGAGCCTCAGCACGTTACCCAGATGTAATGACGTTTGTGTGCAA TGATCGCAACGGAATTACAGGAAAAGTGTTTCTTACTCGAAATGGCTGGCGGTGTCATATAGGATTTGGAAACCAGGCTTGGCTTAACGATGTCTTCACCATACTACAACAAAAGCCATGCATTTAA